The genomic window GGCGCGGCCGCGGCTCTGTCCGCGCGGGGAGTGAACCAGGAACTTCTGGTGTCCAGTCCTAGGGAAGTTTCAGCCTCCTTCTCCTCCTGCGGAGCTACTTCGTACTGAACTTCAGTACGGCGCCATCCTTGTGGACCGTGGTGGCGCCTACGGTGGTCTCCTTGCCGCCCGCTGTGGAGAACGCGGCTTCCCCGCCGTCGCCGAAGCTCACATAGCCCAGGAATCCCGAGGAATCGAAGCGCATGAGGGTGACTGTGGAGTACTTCACGGTCACGTGCAGATACCCGTTGCCGATCACGACGTCCATCGGCTCGGTGACGAGGATTTCGCAGTTCCCGTCCTTGCAGGCTCCGGTGTCCTTGCCGTCCTTGGCCTTGGGCAGCGGGCCGGTCGGGGACGGGCTCGGGGACGCCGGCTCAGCGGGCTCAGCCGGCTTGGAGACGCCGGGTGACGGCTTGGCCTCGAATGTGTCCGTGTCCTTGTCCGACGAACAACCGCCGACGACCAGTACGCCCACGACCACCACCGCCGCGACGCGCTTCACTCGTGTCGGCATGTCCATCTCCTCACCCAGGACGCCCATCCGTCGAAGCCACGGTCCGCCCCGCCGCTCACCGGACGACCAGCGGCTTGAACGCGGACCGCACATCGGACTTGGATTCCGTCACGTACTCGCTTGTCGAGTTCGCGGAGGTGTAGATGGACCACGGGCAGCTCGTGCCGCTGATCTGGATCGTGCGCTTGGCGACGAGCTTGCCCGTGCGCAACTCGTACACCTTCACCGGGACCGCGATCTTGTGGAAGGTCACGTAGGCGGAGGCGCCGGAGGACCCGCTCTTGTAGTACGAGCAGGTCTCGACGGAGCTTCCGTAGGTCTGCTCGCCCATGCAGACCACCAAGGCGGCATCAGCGGCGTCGCCCGCCTTCCAGGAGCCGGGGAGCTGCTTGGAGAAGTCGGTGTTGTACTCGTCGTAGGCGTAGAACAGCGCGCGGTTGGTGCCCTTGCCCATGGGCTTGGCTCCGCTGTACTTCGCCGGGCTGGAGCAGTACTCGGGCTGTGAGCCGGACCCGCCCGCGAGCAGGTCTTGGACGTTGGCCAGCTCGATGCTCAGCGTGGCCTTCCTGGAGCCCTCGCGGGCCTGGTCCGCGAGGCCGTCGTCGGGGTATCGGTCGAGCAGCTGGTTGTAATGCGTGCGGGCCTCCTCCCAGCTGTCCTCGGCCATGAGGTCGTCGCCGCATCCGACGAGTGCGGCGGGCTCGGTCCGTTCGACCGTGTCGGAGGTCCGGTCCAGAACGTCGTCGCTGTGCTTGCGATCGCGGAGCCAGTCGGTGACGGTGACGGTGTCGCAGGGATCCCTGGCGGGCAGGCCGCGGAGGAATCCGTTCAGGGTCGTCTCGACCGTCTTGTCGTTGCCGGGCTCCGCGAGCACCGAGGCCAGGGTGCCGAAGCCGTCTTCCAGGGCGTCGGTGTCCCCGGTCAGCGCGGTGGTGAGCTCGGTCCGGGCTGTCTGCAGCCGCTCGCAGGCCTGTACGGCTTCGTCGCCGCGGGCGGCGAGTGGCGCGTCGGCGATGCGGTGCCCGAACCGCGCCTTGTCCTGGGCGCTCAATACCCGTGCGCAGTCGCCGCGTTCGCGGGCGTCGGTGACGCTCTGCCCGATCCGGGAGGCGTCGTACCGCAGCAGCCCCACGGTCAGCAGCACCGGCAGCGTGACACCGACCGCGACCAGACGCTGACGGCGCACCGCCACCCGGTCGGCGCCTCTGCCGGCCAGGTACCACCCGTGGATGATGACGGCCGCCCACCACACGAGCACGGCGATCTCGTACGACGCCTCGTCGGTCGAGACCAGCCGGGAGACCAGCACGACGATGACGGCCACGGCGGCGACTGCGAGTCTCCACCGCCGCATCAGCAGATAGCCGACGCCGAGCAGAGAGGCGTTGCCGAGGGCGACGGCCAGCGGGTCGTATGCCCTGCCCTCGGCCGGTGTGGGCTTCGGCACCACCGGCCCGGCGGCGTACGTCGGGTTGCTCATACTGATCTCCCCGGTCGCAGAACGGTCTGGGTGTCCGCATGGTGCGACCCTGCGCCTGGGAGGGGTCCCGGAGCTTCGGGCGGACGATTCCGTGCATGGCCGGAGAACGAGGCCCTGGAGTTCTACGGCGCCGAGAAGAGCCCCGACGGCCTGGGCGGCCTGGACGTGCTCAAGGAATGGCTTCGGCTGCGCGAGCGCGCCTTCGGCGACGCCGCCCGCGAGTTCCGCCTGCCCGCCCCCAAGGGCATCGCGCTCATCGGTGTCCCCGGCACCGGCAGGAGCCTCACCGCGAAGATGATCGGCGGGCTGTGGCGGCTGCCGCTGCCGCGCCTGGACGTCGGCGCGCTGTTCGGCTCGTTGGTCGGTGAGCCGGAGGAGCGCGTACGGCGGGCGCTGAGGCCGGCGGAGACCGTCTCCCTGTGTGCGCTGTTGTGGATCGACGAGGTGGAGAAGGCACTGGGGGCCGGTGGCCGCGACGGAGGCACCTCGCAGCGCGTGTTCGGTACCGTGCTGACCTGGATGCGGGAGAAGACCGCGCCGGTGTTCGTGGTGGCCACCGCCAACGACGTCAGCGCGCTGACCCCGGGGACGCTGCGCCGCGGCCGGTTCGACGAGGTGTTCTTTCTCGACCTGCCCAAAACGGCTTTTCATGGTCACACCGTGTTTTTGGATGGGCGCTTCCCCTGCGCTTCATGAACGTTGGACGGGCCCTAACCGGTCTCCCGGCAGTGTGGCATCACCAACTCCACCTGGGAGAAGGGAGCTGAGAGCCGGTTCCGGCGCACTGCACGCTCCTCGAGTTCCCAGGCGGATATCGCTCAGGACCGTAAGGGGCAGACTCATGGGTAACGCTGTGCGGCCACAGCGCAGGGCCATTCTCACAGGAGGACTCGCGGCGGCCACCGCGGCCGTTCTCACCGGCTGTTCGTCCAAGGCGGGAGGCTCCGACACGGCGAAGGCGGCGAGCATCGGCGCGGCGTCGCCCACCCCCTCCGCGAACGCCGCCCGCCGACCCGACTCCGCCCGGACGGCATACGCGAGGCTGATGGAGGGCAACAGGCGTTGGGTGAGCGGGAAGTTGCAACACCCCGACCAGGACCCCGCCCGGCGCGCGGCTGTCGCCCCCGAACAGAAGCCGTACGGCGTGATCGTCTCCTGCATCGACTCCCGTGTACCGCCGGAGCTGGTCTTCGACACCGGCATAGGCGACCTGTTCGTGATACGCACCGGGGGACAGGTCGTGGAGCCGGTGGTCGTCGGCTCCGTCGAGTACGGGCCCCTGACCGCCGGGTCCCCGCTCATAGTCGTGCTCGGGCATCAGAACTGCGGGGCCATCAAGGCGGCGTACAAGGCGCTCAAGGGGGGCGAGAACCTGCCGGGCAACCTGCAGTCGATCGTCGAGGCCCTGCGCCCGGCCTACAAGGAGGTCGCCAAGGTCAAGCACGCCGACCCGGTCGACGCGATGATCCGTGCCCACGCCAACCGGACCGCCGCCGATCTGCGGTCCAACGCCGCCCTCGCCCCCTTGGTGAAGAAGGGCGAGTTGACCGTGGTCAGCACCTACTACTCGCTCGACACCGGCCGCGTGGAGACCCTCACCGGAGCCCCTTCCGCCTGACGTGGAGCACCGTCCTGACCGCGCCCGACTGCCCCGTCATGCGACGACTAGGGGCGGCCGGGCCAGGGCACCTCGGCCGCCCCAGCCGCTTCAGTGCTACGAGTGCCTGTTCGTTTGCGGCGCTGCGACAGGTCGAGTCGAGCCTGGTCTGGCAGGAGACGGAGGGCATGAGGGTGAGGTCGCTGCCAGCCGGGCTGCTTTGCCCGGCGAGGGCGCCACGTCCCACTTCCAGCATGGGCGGACGCCGGCGGATTCGCTGACGCAGCGCCGCGAGCATGGCACCTCCGTCCAGCGCTCGGCGAGATTCCGTGCGCAGCTGGTGTGTTCGCTCTGAAGACGGGCGTGAATGCCCGGATTCACGGCTCACGTGATGCAACCGGCGTGGGGACTGGCAAGGAAGAGCACCGCACGGGCGATGCCCTCGGGCTGGGCGACCCGGTTCAGGGCGACTCGGTTCAGGGCGACCCGGTCGAGGTACCGCTCGGAGATATCGGGTAGTTCAGACGCTCCTGGATGAGCCGGGACACGGTGAAGGCAAGCGCGATGGCGTTGACCCGTACTCCGTCGGCCCCCGAGCCCGAGGGCGAGGCTCTGCACCAGCGCGTCGACTGCCGCCTGGGTCGCGTTGTCGGCGAACTGGTTCCAGCCGCCCCGCAGTTTGCGATGGAGGAGATCGCCACGAAGTTGCCTCGGGTGGCGCGCAGTCATGGAACGGTAGGGCGGGCGAGACGTATCACCCCGTCGAGGTTCACCGAGCGCAGGCGCTCCCAGGTGTCGTTGAGGGTGTCGACGCCGCTGGGTTCGCTCGTGCCGGCGTCGTCGACGATGACGTCCAGGCGGTCGAAGAGTCGGACGACCCCCACCGCGCCGTCGAGCGCGTCCGCGTCCGTCACGTCGGCTTCGATCACCTGCACATGCTTGGTGTCGAAGCCCGCCACGGTCTCGTGCAGTGGCTCCGCACGGCGGCCGAGGACCGCCACGCACGCTCCCTGTTCGAGGAACGCGCGCGCGGTCGCCCGGCCGATGCCGGTGCCGGATCCCAGGACCAGGATGACCTGGCCTTGGTAGGGAAAGGTGGTTCAGGCGATTACGACTGCAGCGACTCTTGGAGGGCCGCGGCGGCGGCCCTGAGACGGGAGCTGGGGTGTCGGCCAGAAGCGTGTCACCAGCCGCAACGTAGGCCGGGGATCGGAAAGCCGTCACTGTTGAGGCGTTCCCGGCGGTGGGTGGGCGTCGTTGGGTTACTCGTGGACCTGAGCGTTCACTGGGGGATGCGCGTCACCGCTGTCCGCGCCCAGGCCCGCGAGCAGGCGCAGCCCGTCCTCGGCGGGGCTGCCGGGGGCCGCGGACAGCACCACCAGCTCCATCCCTGATTCGTCCGGTAGTGCGAAGTTCTCTTGGTGCAGTTCCAGCAGTCCGACCAGCGGGTGCCGGTATGCCTTGCGTCCATGTGTGCGGGCGCGCACGTCCGCGCGGGCCCAGAGGCGGCGGAAGCGCTCGCTGCCCATCGCCAACTCGCCGATGAGCGAGGCCAGGCGGGGGTCCTCCGGGTATTTGCCGGCGCCCAGGCGCAGGTGCCCGACCACGTCGAGGGTGCATTTCTCCCAGTCCGCGTAAAGGCCGCGCTCAGCCTCCTCAAGGAAGATGTGCCGGGCGGTGTTCAGGCCCGGCATCTGCCGCCCGTAGAGGAGCCCGGCGAGGCGGTTCCCGGCGAGCACGTCCAGGCGGTGGTCCATGATCAGCGCGGGCGCGTCGGCGACCAGGTCCAGGACGCGCAGCAGCTCCGGCCGGACCCGCCCGCCCGGCGCCTTCGCGCGGCGGCGCTGCCGGGCGAGCCGGTCAAGGTGCCCGCGTTCGGTCTCGTCGAGGCCGAGGACGCGGGCGAGCGCGTCGAGGACCTGCTCGGAGGGCTGGGTCGCGCGGCCCTGCTCCAGGCGTACGTAGTAGTCGACGCTGACTCCGGACAGGTGCGCGACCTCTTCACGGCGCAGCCCTTCGACCCGGCGGCGTCTGTCGGTGGGTATGCCGACGGCCGCCGGGTCGACCCGGGAACGCCGGGTCCGCAGGAAGCCCGCAAGATCGTCCATGCCTCCAGTATGGCCTCGGTGGTGCCCGTGAAGGTGGCCCTGCCAATACCAGGAAGTCCCGTCCGAAGGAAGAGGCGCCCCTGAATGCCGGGCGCCGCGACGCCCAGAATCGAAGGCATCCGATCCGAAGGAGTTCCCATGAAGACGCTGATCGTCTACGCCCACCCGGAGCCGAAGTCGCTCAACAGCTCGCTGAAGGACCTCGCGGTGTCCACATTGGAGACCGCCGGGCACGAGGTACGGGTGAGCGATCTGTACGCGATGAACTGGAAGGCGGTCGTGGACGCTGCGGACTATGGCCCCAACGCCTCAAGTCCGCTGAAGGTCGCCCTGGACTCGGGCCGGGCCTTCGACGCCGGGACGCTCACCCCGGACGTCCTCGCCGAGCAGGAGAAGCTGCTGTGGGCGGACACGATCATCTTCCAGTTCCCGCTGTGGTGGTACACGATGCCCGCGATCCTCAAAGGCTGGGTGGACCGGGTGTTCACCTACCACTTCGCGTACGGCGTCGGCGAGCACAGCGACACCAAGTACGGCGAGCGCTTCGGCGAAGGCACCCTCGCGGGCAGGAAGGCTCTGCTGTCGGTGACCGCCGGTGGCCCGGAGTCGCATTACGCCCCTCGCGGGATCAATGGCCCCATCGACGATCTGTTGTTCCCGATCCACCACGGCATCCTCTACTACCCGGGCATCGAGGTGCTGCCGCCGTTCGTGCTGTACGGCACCGACCGGATGACCGGCGAGGACTACCCGGACGTCGCCAAGGCATGGGTGCAGCGCCTGCTCACTCTGGAGTCGACCGAGCCGGTCGCGTTCCGGCGGCAGAACTTCGGTGACTACGAGATCCCCTCGCTGCACCTGAAGGAGGGACTGGAGCCCGCGGGCCGCACGGGTTTCGGGCTGCATGTGCGAGGCTGATCGCCGGCCCGACACCCCGAGCTGGGCGTGGGCAATGCCCAAACGGCTCGTCCAGGGCGGTGTGCAAATACAGGTAACCGCGCCCGGTGCGGGTCTGGTTCTGGCGGCCGGCCGCTCGGCCGAGGACTTTGTGGCCGCCGCCGTCGGGGATGCGGCCGAGCTTCTTGACGCCGATGTGGAGCAGTTCGCCGGGTCGGGCGCGTTCGTAGCGGCGGACGGGTTCTGCGGTGGCCCGGTCCTGCGTGGCCAGGGGCGGCAGGTCGTGCCGCTTGAGGATGCGGTGGGCCGTGGAGGCGGCGATCCGGGCTCGGGCAGCAAGCCGCAGCGGTCCGATGCGATGCTCGTGCCGCATGCGCACCACAACCGCACAACACGGCGACCGGTTTTCTCGGACCAGGTGGCCGAGTCCTGGCCGTGATCGTGTGTGCTTACGACGAAGCTGTCCAGGTCCTCGATGTCGACCGCAAGTTCCCACTGCGGAACGGATGCACTGGGTCCACGTGCGGCGATGAAATCGGCGCAGTCCAGAGGGGTCCCCGTCGTCTTGTCGTAGAAGTGCCGGGCTTTCTCACAAGCCCTGTTCGAGGGGATTGACATGGCGGCGCTGAGCGATCTGCGCAGTGATCTGGAATCCCACGCCTGGCGGCCCGATGAGTACACGCACGACCTGGCGACAGCGATGCGCGCGGAAGGCGGAGCCAGCGCCCACGCCGTACGCGTCGGGCTGCGCGCGGCCCGACGCCGAGGTCTCCCACGGCGGCTCGCACGGGTTGAAACGATCAGTAGGGGCTGGCTCTCAAGGCCGTGAAGGTTGGGCGTGCATAGACTCGTGGCGTCGATGTAGTCGACGTACGCCGGTACGGCGCCAGTAGGCGGATGGGAGACACTCTGGTGTGCAAAGTGGATCATGAGGCCGCGGCGGTGACTGCGACAGCGGCCCTGACCGCGGCCTACCCGTACCTGAGGCAAGAGACTTCTCCGCATCCGGCACTGGAAGGGTGCGAGGACGTGGAGTGGATGTCCATTCCTGGCTGCCCGGTTGATGTCCCGGTCGTCCTGCGCGGGCTGCTCGATCCTGACGCGGCTGAGATGGCCGAACGAGCACTGGACTGGCTTGTGATGTCAGGGCCGATGTCCATTAGCGCCACGATGCCGGCGGTCGTCCCATACCTACTGAGACTGACTGCCGATCCAACGATCCCACGCCGGAACGAGTTGTTCGGGCTCGTGCTTGTAGCCGCCGCCCTTTGCGCACCGACCGATCCCGACAACGCGTGGGACCTGACAGTCAGCGGCCCCGAGAGCGACCACCCTGAACGGGCCCTCTGCCGAGCGGCATTCGCTGCCGACGCGGCATGGGTGCGGCGTCTGCTGGCCGACGATGAACTGCTGGCCAGCCTTCACCTGGGTGAGGGCGAGCGGGCATCACTGGCCCAGGCGGCCGGACTGTAACGTGCAAAGCCCCGGGCAGTCCGACAGCCACTGCTGCAGGCTCCGCCCCCCGACGGTTGGCCTGCTGCAGCTGTCGGCTCGCGAGCCACGGGGCACGCCCCTGTGCGGGGACACTTCGACCGCATCCTGCACGAAAAGTTGAGCCAGAAACCGAGTTTCAACAGCGATGGGATCCTGCTTGGCCCGCACGCTGACGTCGATTCCCAGCGCGTCGCCGACCTGCCGGGCCTTGACCGGACCGGCGGTCTGCCGCACGGCGGCGAGGATGCGCTGGTAGTCCGGCGGAAGGGTGGTCTCCTCCACGCCTGAGGTGCGGTGCGGGATCAGCATCGCCGCACGTCCGCCCACCTGCCCGGGCGCCGGCGCGACAGAGGCGCGCTCGTCGGCGAGCTGTTCGCTCATCCGCTCAAGGACCCGCTCCGCGACGGTGAGCTCGTCCAGCTCGGCCCGCACCTCCGCCAGATGCTTGGCCGGCTTTTCTTCGAGTTCGTCCAGCTCCGCGCGCCGCGCGGTGATCCGTTCCAGCAGCTCGGGGTCCAGCATGCACCGGATCCCGGAAGGCCGCCCGGTCACGGTGAGTGCGAACCGACAAGCTGGTCCTGGAGCGAGAGATGGCGCAACCGTCTTTGGCGTGACTGGTTGCCAGGCTGTTCACTGGCTTGGGCATCGATGGGGATCTTGGTGATGTCAGGGCGTGACAGGGAGGCTAGCGAGGTGCCGCGAGTACGTCCCGGAGTACGTTCTCGAGCGTGACGCGGGCCAGCTCGTGTCTCAGGGTCTCCTCGATGCCCTCGTAGATGCCCTGCATCGCCGGCTGGATGCCGTGACCCACCACGCATCCCTGGTCCGGGGTGGTGCGGTGCATCGCGAACAGCGGGCCGGGTTCCACTGCCTCGTACACGTCGAGCAGGGTCATCGACTCCAGCTCGCGCGCCAGCGACCAGCCCGCGCCCACGCCCCGCCGGGACTCCACGAGCCCGGCCCTGCGCAGCTCGCCGAGCAGCCGTCTGATCACCACGGGGTTGGTGTTCGCGCTGGTCGCGATCTGCTCGGAGGTGGCGACCTCATGGCCCTGGCGCTGGTAGAGACCGATCCAGGCCAGCGCGTGGGCGGCGATGGTCAGCCTGCTGTTGGCACTCATGAACCCCTCCTCTCGGCCGCAACGCTTTATGTTACGACAGCTCAGTCGTAACAGCGAAGGTTGCAACAGCCTGTCGTAACAATTAACGTTGCGACTGCTAGGACGGGTCAATCAACGAGGTGAGAAGAATGAGCAAGCCACTCATGGGCAAGGTCGCCCTGGTCACCGGGGGGTCGCGCGGACTGGGAGCCGCGACCGTACGGCTGCTGGCCGAGCAGGGCGCCGACGTCGCCTTCACCTACGTCAGCTCCGAGAAGCAGGCGCAGGCCGTCGTCGACGAGGTGCACGGCAAGGGAGCCAAGGCCGTCGCCTTCCAGTCCGACCAGGCGGACACGAGCCGGGCGCCGGCGCTGATCGACGACGTGGTCGCGCGCTTCGGCGGCCTGGACATCCTCGTCAACAACGCGGCGATCTCCGTGGCTGCCACGGTGGACGACCCGGACGCCGACACCGCCGCACTGGACCGGATGCACGCCACCAACTACCTCGGCGTGATCGCCGTCATCCGGGCCGCCTCCCGAGTGCTGCGCACGGGCGGCCGCATCATCACGGTGAGTTCCGGACTGGGCTCCCGGGTCGGCGCCCCCGGCCTTGCCGACTACTCGGCGACCAAGTCAGGGATCGAGAGGTACACCATGGGCGTCGCACGCGACCTCGGGCCCCGGAACATCACGGCCAACGTCGTGGAGGCCGGACTGATGGAGGGCGGCATGCAACCGCCGGACCCCGAGACCCTCAAGGCCCTGGTCAGCTCGCTGTCCCTGCAACGCATGGGTCACCCCGACGAAATCGCCGCGGCGATCGCCTTCCTCGCGAGCCCCGCCGCGTCGTACGTCACGGGCGCGGTGCTGGACGCCCACGGCGGCTACAACGCCTGAACCGGAACTGCCGCCATCGCTGCTGTTGGGTCCTGGAAGGCGGCGCGCAACTCCCACGAGGCCGCAGAGATCCTGTCCCGGTCGAGCAGCAGCGCTTGCACGCCGATCTCACCCCGGACTTCCGCTGCGCGATCGTGGCCAACGAGACCCGCTCCACCGCGATGCTGCGGGTCCCCTTCGAAGGCCCCCGGGGCTGCTGTCCCACGGCGCTGTCGAGATCACCGTGTCCATCCGCAATGAGAAAGGACCTGGCCCAGTCGACCAGCGATCCCGCGTAGAGGGAATCGGCTCGGAGGACGTCAACACGCAGAGCATCGTCCAGCAGGGATGACCAATCGCCCGACCGCCTGATGGTCGGCGTGGCCGACGGTTGGACGAGCGGCGTCCGACGCGTGCGAGGGGGCACCGCCCTGGTGGCCAGGGCCGTGCCCCCTCGGTCAGGTCTGCGTCGGATCAGGACGCGTCGCGGGGCTCACCGGTGCGTGCCTGCGCCCAGGAGGTCGGGCAGCGGGTTGACGAGGTCTCCGGTCGGCGACTGCCGCTGGGCGGAGGGCCCGGTCGGCCAGACCGCGGGGCAGTGGGTGCCCTTGCGGGGGGTCTTCA from Streptomyces sp. DSM 40750 includes these protein-coding regions:
- a CDS encoding tetratricopeptide repeat protein, with the protein product MSNPTYAAGPVVPKPTPAEGRAYDPLAVALGNASLLGVGYLLMRRWRLAVAAVAVIVVLVSRLVSTDEASYEIAVLVWWAAVIIHGWYLAGRGADRVAVRRQRLVAVGVTLPVLLTVGLLRYDASRIGQSVTDARERGDCARVLSAQDKARFGHRIADAPLAARGDEAVQACERLQTARTELTTALTGDTDALEDGFGTLASVLAEPGNDKTVETTLNGFLRGLPARDPCDTVTVTDWLRDRKHSDDVLDRTSDTVERTEPAALVGCGDDLMAEDSWEEARTHYNQLLDRYPDDGLADQAREGSRKATLSIELANVQDLLAGGSGSQPEYCSSPAKYSGAKPMGKGTNRALFYAYDEYNTDFSKQLPGSWKAGDAADAALVVCMGEQTYGSSVETCSYYKSGSSGASAYVTFHKIAVPVKVYELRTGKLVAKRTIQISGTSCPWSIYTSANSTSEYVTESKSDVRSAFKPLVVR
- a CDS encoding AAA family ATPase, with translation MSAWCDPAPGRGPGASGGRFRAWPENEALEFYGAEKSPDGLGGLDVLKEWLRLRERAFGDAAREFRLPAPKGIALIGVPGTGRSLTAKMIGGLWRLPLPRLDVGALFGSLVGEPEERVRRALRPAETVSLCALLWIDEVEKALGAGGRDGGTSQRVFGTVLTWMREKTAPVFVVATANDVSALTPGTLRRGRFDEVFFLDLPKTAFHGHTVFLDGRFPCAS
- a CDS encoding carbonic anhydrase: MGNAVRPQRRAILTGGLAAATAAVLTGCSSKAGGSDTAKAASIGAASPTPSANAARRPDSARTAYARLMEGNRRWVSGKLQHPDQDPARRAAVAPEQKPYGVIVSCIDSRVPPELVFDTGIGDLFVIRTGGQVVEPVVVGSVEYGPLTAGSPLIVVLGHQNCGAIKAAYKALKGGENLPGNLQSIVEALRPAYKEVAKVKHADPVDAMIRAHANRTAADLRSNAALAPLVKKGELTVVSTYYSLDTGRVETLTGAPSA
- a CDS encoding SDR family NAD(P)-dependent oxidoreductase, which encodes MLVLGSGTGIGRATARAFLEQGACVAVLGRRAEPLHETVAGFDTKHVQVIEADVTDADALDGAVGVVRLFDRLDVIVDDAGTSEPSGVDTLNDTWERLRSVNLDGVIRLARPTVP
- a CDS encoding helix-turn-helix transcriptional regulator, whose product is MDDLAGFLRTRRSRVDPAAVGIPTDRRRRVEGLRREEVAHLSGVSVDYYVRLEQGRATQPSEQVLDALARVLGLDETERGHLDRLARQRRRAKAPGGRVRPELLRVLDLVADAPALIMDHRLDVLAGNRLAGLLYGRQMPGLNTARHIFLEEAERGLYADWEKCTLDVVGHLRLGAGKYPEDPRLASLIGELAMGSERFRRLWARADVRARTHGRKAYRHPLVGLLELHQENFALPDESGMELVVLSAAPGSPAEDGLRLLAGLGADSGDAHPPVNAQVHE
- a CDS encoding NAD(P)H-dependent oxidoreductase, yielding MKTLIVYAHPEPKSLNSSLKDLAVSTLETAGHEVRVSDLYAMNWKAVVDAADYGPNASSPLKVALDSGRAFDAGTLTPDVLAEQEKLLWADTIIFQFPLWWYTMPAILKGWVDRVFTYHFAYGVGEHSDTKYGERFGEGTLAGRKALLSVTAGGPESHYAPRGINGPIDDLLFPIHHGILYYPGIEVLPPFVLYGTDRMTGEDYPDVAKAWVQRLLTLESTEPVAFRRQNFGDYEIPSLHLKEGLEPAGRTGFGLHVRG
- a CDS encoding Rrf2 family transcriptional regulator codes for the protein MSANSRLTIAAHALAWIGLYQRQGHEVATSEQIATSANTNPVVIRRLLGELRRAGLVESRRGVGAGWSLARELESMTLLDVYEAVEPGPLFAMHRTTPDQGCVVGHGIQPAMQGIYEGIEETLRHELARVTLENVLRDVLAAPR
- a CDS encoding SDR family NAD(P)-dependent oxidoreductase, which codes for MSKPLMGKVALVTGGSRGLGAATVRLLAEQGADVAFTYVSSEKQAQAVVDEVHGKGAKAVAFQSDQADTSRAPALIDDVVARFGGLDILVNNAAISVAATVDDPDADTAALDRMHATNYLGVIAVIRAASRVLRTGGRIITVSSGLGSRVGAPGLADYSATKSGIERYTMGVARDLGPRNITANVVEAGLMEGGMQPPDPETLKALVSSLSLQRMGHPDEIAAAIAFLASPAASYVTGAVLDAHGGYNA